One segment of Bradyrhizobium sp. WD16 DNA contains the following:
- a CDS encoding ABC transporter substrate-binding protein: MRTPGLKTVVAAGVTAALMATAVPASAETLTVWWVKGFYKAEDDALNAAIKAFEAKTGNKVELSQYPVQDMIPKTVAALDSGTPPDVAYADTYDFQVDGKWAFDGKLDDLSDILTPIKDKFAPNTLETTYLLNGKTNKRAYYAFPLKQQTMHIQYWKDMLEKAGVKEADIPTKWDDYWNFWCEKVQPAVRKATGQRVYGIGAPMGVDSTDSFYSFLTFMDAYNVKLVDDDGKLLVDDPKVKDGLIKALASYVMPAQKGCNPPSATSWKDPDNNVAFHNRSIVMTHNATISIAGKWMDDMNNEALTPEQRAQAKKNYEENIATAAFPDKPDGSKMVYRAAVKTGVVFADARHKALAKQFVTFLLQDENLTPYVEGSLGRWFPVTKSGQESKFWQADPHRRTVYNQFKAGTVTFEFTKNYKFTVANNENVWAVAMNRVVNEKVPVDKAVDELIARIKAITQ, translated from the coding sequence ATGAGGACACCAGGATTGAAGACGGTCGTCGCGGCGGGGGTCACCGCGGCGCTGATGGCGACGGCGGTGCCGGCGTCGGCCGAGACTTTGACCGTCTGGTGGGTCAAAGGATTCTACAAGGCCGAGGACGACGCCCTGAATGCCGCCATCAAGGCCTTCGAAGCCAAGACCGGCAACAAGGTCGAGCTGTCGCAATATCCCGTCCAGGACATGATTCCGAAGACCGTCGCCGCGCTCGATTCCGGAACGCCGCCCGACGTCGCCTATGCCGACACCTATGATTTCCAGGTCGACGGCAAATGGGCCTTCGACGGCAAGCTCGATGATCTCTCGGATATCCTCACCCCGATAAAGGACAAGTTCGCGCCCAACACGCTGGAGACGACCTATCTGCTCAACGGCAAGACCAACAAACGCGCCTATTACGCGTTTCCGCTGAAGCAGCAGACGATGCATATCCAGTATTGGAAGGACATGCTGGAGAAGGCCGGCGTCAAGGAGGCCGACATTCCCACCAAGTGGGACGACTACTGGAATTTCTGGTGCGAGAAGGTGCAGCCCGCGGTGCGCAAGGCCACAGGCCAGCGCGTCTACGGCATCGGCGCGCCCATGGGAGTCGACTCCACCGACTCCTTCTATTCCTTCCTGACCTTCATGGACGCCTACAACGTCAAGCTGGTCGACGATGACGGCAAGCTCCTGGTCGATGATCCGAAGGTCAAGGACGGGCTTATCAAGGCTCTCGCCAGCTACGTCATGCCGGCGCAGAAGGGCTGCAACCCGCCGTCGGCCACCAGCTGGAAGGATCCGGACAACAACGTCGCCTTCCATAACCGCTCGATTGTGATGACCCACAACGCGACCATCTCCATCGCGGGCAAGTGGATGGACGACATGAACAACGAGGCGCTTACGCCGGAGCAGCGGGCGCAGGCGAAGAAGAACTACGAGGAGAACATCGCGACCGCCGCATTCCCCGACAAGCCGGACGGCTCCAAGATGGTCTATCGTGCCGCGGTGAAGACCGGCGTGGTGTTCGCCGATGCCAGGCACAAGGCGCTCGCCAAGCAGTTCGTTACCTTCCTGCTGCAGGACGAGAATCTGACGCCCTATGTGGAGGGCTCCCTCGGACGCTGGTTCCCGGTGACGAAGTCCGGCCAGGAGAGCAAGTTCTGGCAGGCTGACCCGCATCGCCGCACGGTCTACAATCAGTTCAAGGCCGGCACGGTGACCTTCGAATTCACCAAGAACTACAAGTTCACCGTTGCCAACAACGAGAACGTCTGGGCGGTGGCCATGAACCGGGTCGTGAATGAGAAGGTGCCGGTCGACAAGGCCGTGGACGAGCTGATCGCGCGCATCAAGGCGATCACGCAATGA